From the genome of Bradyrhizobium sp. ORS 278:
AGATTCGGGCAGATCTCGGGGAACACGCAGCTTGGCCTACGGCACGCGGCCTCGACCTTCGGGTCCTTGCACGCCATGCGATACATGTTGGCGGTGGGGCCGCCGATGTCGGAGATCACGCCGGTGAAGCCCGGCGTCTTGTCGCGGATACGTTCGATCTCCTGCAGGATCGAGCCTTCCGAGCGGCTCTGGATGATGCGGCCCTCATGCTCGGTGATCGAGCAGAAGGTGCAGCCGCCGAAGCAGCCGCGCATGATCGTGACCGAGAACTTGATCATGTCCCAGGCCGGGATCTTGGCGTCGCCATAGGACGGATGCGGCGCGCGGGCGTAGGGCAGGTCGTAGACGCTGTCCATCTCCGCCATGGTCAGCGGAATCGGCGGCGGGTTGAGCCAGAGGTCGCGGTCGCCATGGCGCTGCACCAGGGGGCGCGCATTGCCGGGATTGCTCTCGCGATGGAGCACGCGCGAGGCCCGCGCATAGGCCTCCTTGTCGGCCTCGACCTGCTCGCAGGACGGCAGCCGGATGACGACGTCGCCCTTCTCGCGCGCGGCGCCTTCGTCGGCGGAATTGAGATCGTCGGCGTGCAGCTCGACGTAGCCCTCCGGCACTTTCCGGAACAGCGCGGTGCCGCGCACCGACTGGATGTCCCTCGGCTGTTCGCCGCCGGCGATGCGGTGCGCGACCTCGATCACGGCGCGCTCGGCATTGCCGTAGATCAGGATGTCGGCCTTGGCGTCGGCGAGCACCGAGCGGCGCACCTTGTCGGACCAGTAGTCGTAATGCGCGATCCGGCGCAGCGAGGCCTCGATGCCGCCGAGCACGACCGGCACGTCCTTGAACGCCTCGCGGCAGCGCTGCGCATAGACCAGCGTGCAGCGGTCCGGCCGCTTGCCGCCTTCGCCGTTCGGCGTATAGGCGTCGTCGCTGCGGATGCGGCGGTCGGCGGTGTAGCGGTTGACCATGGAATCCATGTTGCCGCCGGTGACGCCGAAGAACACGCGCGGCTTGCCGAGCGCCTTGAACGGCTCGGCCGAATGCCAGTCGGGCTGCGAGATGATGCCGACGCGAAAGCCCTGGGCCTCGAGCAGCCGGCCGATGATCGCCATGCCGAACGAGGGGTGGTCGACATAGGCGTCGCCGGTGACCAGCACGATGTCGCAGACGTCCCAGCCGAGCGCGTCCATTTCCTTCCGGCTCATCGGCAGGAACGGCGCGGGCTTGAGGTCGGCGCGGTGGCGCGGCCAGGAACTCAACGAGGGGGCGCTCAAAGGCGGGGTTGTGAGGGCGATGTTCATCGCCCACGCATAGAGAAACGGGGCTGTCAATTCAACCGAGCGGCCTGTCGCAGCCGCAGGCGACCGATCAAATTGTCCGGAATTGTTCCCGGAGGGTGTTCGTCCGCGACCTCAGGCGAGGAGCGCTCAGAGCGCCTCTTCGGAGGGGCCGGAGCGGCGCTTCAGCCAGCCATGGCCGAAGAAGGCCACCAGCGCGGCCGCGGCGAGGATCATCCAGATCGAGGGCATCTTCGACCGCGCGCTGCTGGAGGCGTCTCCGACCGTCCTCGGATCCTGGGGCATGCCGGTATCCGAGATCGAGACCAGCCGCATGTCGGCACCCTCCGTCGTGCTGCCGCGCAGGCCTGCAACGGCCGGCTGCGGATCGGTCGAGAGCATCCGCCCCATCTGCGCGCCGGCATAGGCGGCGGAGCCGTCGTCGGGCTGCGGGGCGTCCATCGCCGGTTGCGCGGCCCGGCTGCCGCCGGGCAGCTGCGCGAAGGAGTTGAGATTGGCCGGGCGGTGCGGC
Proteins encoded in this window:
- a CDS encoding YgiQ family radical SAM protein, encoding MNIALTTPPLSAPSLSSWPRHRADLKPAPFLPMSRKEMDALGWDVCDIVLVTGDAYVDHPSFGMAIIGRLLEAQGFRVGIISQPDWHSAEPFKALGKPRVFFGVTGGNMDSMVNRYTADRRIRSDDAYTPNGEGGKRPDRCTLVYAQRCREAFKDVPVVLGGIEASLRRIAHYDYWSDKVRRSVLADAKADILIYGNAERAVIEVAHRIAGGEQPRDIQSVRGTALFRKVPEGYVELHADDLNSADEGAAREKGDVVIRLPSCEQVEADKEAYARASRVLHRESNPGNARPLVQRHGDRDLWLNPPPIPLTMAEMDSVYDLPYARAPHPSYGDAKIPAWDMIKFSVTIMRGCFGGCTFCSITEHEGRIIQSRSEGSILQEIERIRDKTPGFTGVISDIGGPTANMYRMACKDPKVEAACRRPSCVFPEICPNLNTSHDDLIRLYRKVREVQGVKRVMVASGVRYDLAVESPAYIKELVTHHVGGYLKIAPEHTERGPLDKMMKPGIGTYHRFKQMFDAAAAQAGKKYYLIPYFIAAHPGTSDEDMMNLALWLKKNRYRADQVQTFLPSPMATATAMYHTGVNPLRGVRHGASDKVEAIKGLKQRRLHKAFLRYHDPDNWPVLRDALRAMGRADLIGSRPDQLVPAHQPPGTGKAAGTRRPMRPEPRPQRFTTKGVKIRK